From a region of the Polynucleobacter corsicus genome:
- a CDS encoding alpha/beta fold hydrolase: protein MIKRVPKDWPNSTFSQEVQVGDLFWHVQIAGNSPSHLLLLHGTGSSAHTWGSIFTELSKHFTVIAVDLPGHGYTKNLGNKTLSLDQLADKLTDLRKALKIDYFDSIVGHSAGATLALSYALKNKQPKTIIGLNPSLISLPNFYNKFVAPFLNPIVTSSFFTAVLSDLLPRTNMIDSLLDSTKSVLPAEKRAHYKTLFKSADHLNGSMSFMAGADIPSLLSQCKKITSRLTFIVTENDGWIPMKPLCEVIKKDFVNPHIVEIQGGHLFHEESEKLALEFIMSALTEDEVKHVHAN from the coding sequence ATGATTAAAAGAGTTCCAAAAGATTGGCCCAATAGCACCTTTAGCCAGGAAGTTCAGGTCGGGGATTTGTTTTGGCACGTCCAAATTGCAGGAAACTCCCCCAGTCACCTGCTTTTACTTCACGGTACTGGGTCATCAGCACATACTTGGGGGTCAATCTTCACGGAGCTATCAAAGCATTTCACTGTGATTGCAGTCGACCTACCGGGTCACGGCTATACAAAAAACCTAGGCAATAAAACGCTAAGCCTAGATCAATTGGCCGATAAGCTCACCGACCTGAGGAAGGCTTTAAAGATTGATTATTTCGATAGCATTGTTGGCCACTCTGCTGGAGCAACACTGGCCTTAAGTTACGCACTAAAAAATAAACAGCCTAAGACGATTATTGGACTAAACCCCTCACTCATTAGCTTGCCCAATTTTTACAATAAGTTCGTAGCGCCATTTCTTAATCCGATTGTGACCTCATCATTTTTTACGGCCGTGTTGTCCGACTTACTGCCAAGGACAAATATGATCGATAGCCTATTGGATTCGACCAAATCAGTTCTTCCGGCAGAAAAAAGAGCGCACTATAAAACCCTTTTCAAAAGTGCTGATCACCTCAATGGGTCTATGAGTTTTATGGCTGGAGCAGACATACCAAGCCTTCTAAGTCAGTGCAAGAAAATTACTTCTCGGTTGACATTTATTGTCACGGAGAACGATGGATGGATTCCAATGAAACCACTTTGTGAGGTGATTAAAAAAGACTTTGTTAATCCTCATATCGTAGAGATCCAAGGGGGTCATTTATTCCATGAAGAATCAGAAAAACTAGCACTTGAATTCATTATGAGTGCCTTAACAGAAGATGAGGTGAAGCATGTTCACGCTAACTAA
- a CDS encoding magnesium chelatase subunit D, with protein sequence MNSDQVAWFDTNVVAALVAINPRGLKGICLRGQFGPVRDSWLSYFSALCPPTARLIKAPANLVAEQLMGSLDIEATLNQGSLVLSKGLLEKAQGNFLLLSMAERMDTQVLALISQALDSGTTYGTEFGVIALDESEAAGDSFSPRMMDRLAFEVYLDQFSLANMKENLAIHADDIQSAKKLLSRVVCSVDFIEVLTKSALKIGIGSFRANQFAVETARTLAALRGLQEVSQDEVVDAARLVYTYSKILHAPPEAEQPNRDDGENSKDEESDDQNPDQNPDQNSESNHPQEDGDQQPNPQPPSQEELEDIVVAAAKASVPKDFFARSKKGARSTNAASHTSGKSGESQNSFISGRPMSSRKGQPGGGRRLDVLKSIRAAIPWQRLRERHIGSQQYSSGKNKIDFRSEDLHIKQYLKRRGTVTIFLVDASGSSATQRLAEAKGALEQLLAQCYIRRDEVAMLSMRGSKAELILPPTRSLVRAKRNLATLPGGGGTPLAAGFRAANEMAIVLKRKGLTPIIVILSDGKANVNLKGVGGRSEAHSDALLAAKELRLKNHCVLFVDTSPQPEVLAQELSHMMAAQYLALPYSGSGKMISHAAIQLASVQ encoded by the coding sequence GTGAATTCAGATCAAGTAGCGTGGTTTGATACAAATGTAGTTGCTGCGCTAGTAGCGATTAATCCTCGGGGACTTAAAGGTATCTGTCTCAGGGGTCAGTTTGGTCCTGTGAGGGATTCATGGCTCAGTTATTTCTCTGCTCTGTGTCCCCCAACAGCTCGTCTAATCAAGGCGCCTGCCAACCTTGTAGCAGAGCAGTTAATGGGCTCCTTAGACATTGAAGCTACGCTCAATCAAGGCTCCTTAGTCCTTAGTAAAGGGCTTTTAGAGAAGGCTCAAGGTAATTTCTTATTGTTATCGATGGCTGAGCGTATGGATACTCAGGTGCTCGCATTAATCTCACAAGCCCTAGATAGCGGCACTACGTATGGTACAGAATTTGGAGTAATCGCTCTAGATGAATCAGAGGCTGCAGGCGATAGTTTTAGTCCGAGAATGATGGATAGATTGGCTTTTGAAGTCTATCTTGATCAATTTTCTCTCGCTAATATGAAAGAGAATTTAGCGATTCATGCGGATGACATTCAGAGCGCTAAAAAACTATTATCCAGAGTAGTGTGTAGCGTGGATTTCATCGAGGTGCTGACTAAATCAGCCCTCAAAATTGGTATTGGTTCTTTTAGGGCTAACCAGTTCGCAGTGGAGACAGCTAGGACCTTGGCAGCATTGCGTGGTTTGCAAGAGGTGAGCCAAGATGAAGTGGTTGATGCGGCGCGCTTGGTATATACCTATTCCAAAATACTGCATGCACCACCAGAAGCAGAGCAGCCAAATCGGGATGATGGAGAAAACTCCAAGGATGAAGAGAGTGACGATCAAAACCCAGATCAGAACCCAGATCAGAATTCAGAAAGCAATCATCCTCAAGAAGATGGGGATCAGCAACCCAATCCCCAGCCACCATCTCAGGAAGAGCTTGAAGATATCGTGGTTGCAGCAGCTAAAGCATCCGTCCCTAAGGATTTCTTTGCTCGGTCTAAAAAAGGTGCTCGCTCAACTAATGCCGCATCGCATACTTCTGGAAAATCTGGCGAGTCTCAAAATAGCTTTATCAGTGGAAGGCCGATGAGTTCGCGCAAGGGGCAGCCAGGAGGTGGCCGGCGCTTAGATGTTTTGAAAAGTATTCGGGCTGCGATTCCTTGGCAGCGTTTGCGCGAGAGACATATCGGCTCACAGCAATACAGTTCCGGAAAAAATAAAATTGATTTTCGGTCTGAAGATTTACATATCAAGCAGTATCTAAAAAGACGGGGTACGGTCACCATTTTCTTGGTGGATGCATCAGGGTCTTCTGCGACACAGCGCCTAGCTGAGGCAAAGGGCGCTTTGGAGCAACTGCTGGCCCAGTGTTATATCCGCCGTGATGAAGTAGCCATGCTATCGATGAGGGGTTCTAAAGCTGAGCTCATTCTGCCGCCGACGCGATCACTTGTTAGGGCAAAAAGAAATCTAGCGACACTCCCAGGTGGGGGAGGAACCCCTCTGGCAGCAGGTTTTAGAGCTGCAAATGAAATGGCTATAGTGCTCAAGAGAAAAGGCTTGACGCCCATTATTGTCATCCTGAGTGATGGCAAGGCAAACGTGAATCTCAAGGGAGTAGGCGGTAGATCTGAGGCTCACAGTGATGCTCTGTTAGCGGCTAAAGAGCTGAGATTAAAAAATCACTGCGTTTTGTTTGTTGATACCTCACCTCAGCCCGAAGTATTAGCGCAAGAGCTTTCTCACATGATGGCTGCGCAATATTTGGCTTTACCCTACAGCGGTTCTGGCAAGATGATCTCGCATGCCGCCATACAGCTTGCTAGCGTTCAATAA